In Drosophila yakuba strain Tai18E2 chromosome X, Prin_Dyak_Tai18E2_2.1, whole genome shotgun sequence, a single genomic region encodes these proteins:
- the LOC6524597 gene encoding 40S ribosomal protein S15a — protein sequence MVRMNVLADALKCINNAEKRGKRQVLLRPCSKVIIKFLTVMMKHGYIGEFEIVDDHRSGKIVVNLTGRLNKCGVISPRFDVPINDIEKWTNNLLPSRQFGYVVLTTSGGIMDHEEARRKHLGGKILGFFF from the coding sequence ATGGTGCGTATGAACGTATTGGCCGATGCCCTGAAGTGCATCAACAACGCCGAGAAGCGTGGCAAGCGCCAGGTGCTGCTGCGTCCCTGCTCCAAGGTGATCATCAAGTTCCTGACCGTGATGATGAAGCATGGCTACATTGGTGAATTCGAGATCGTTGACGATCACCGTTCCGGCAAGATCGTGGTCAACCTAACTGGTCGCCTGAACAAGTGCGGCGTCATCTCGCCCCGCTTCGATGTGCCCATCAACGACATCGAGAAGTGGACCAACAATCTGCTGCCCTCCCGTCAGTTTGGCTACGTTGTGCTCACCACCTCTGGCGGCATCATGGACCACGAGGAGGCCAGGAGAAAACATTTGGGAGGCAAGATCCTCGGCTTCTTCTTCTAG